A region of the bacterium genome:
TGGAGTTGATGCGCCGGAAATTCGCCAGCAGGTCCAGGTGAATCGAGCTTGTCTCGATCGCCTCCTTCAATCCCTTGTGCAGCCTTAAGAGATGCGCCTCGCGGTATTTGTCCTCCATGACGGCCAGGTGCCTTTCGTGCCGGGCCATCTTGCGGGCGATGATCTCGTCCTCGGCGGCGAGGTAGGCGAGGGCCAGGTGGAAGTTTTCCAAGACCTTCGCGTGGAAATCCTGGATCTCCTTCCATCCCTCGGCCGAGAATTGGAGGTCCTTTTGAATCTTCTTCTCGGCCAATTCCAGGACGTTCTTGTTGATGATGTCGCAGATCTCCTCCATGTCGCTCGCCATGGCCACCAAGTTGAGCTGGATGCGCGCCTGGTCGGAGGTCAAGGTCTCCTGCGAGATGTGCGCGAGGTACATCTTGATCGACCGGTCGAGGACGTCGACCTTGTCGTCCTCCTCCTCGATGTAATTCATGAGCTCGCGATCGTTGTCGGCAAAGACGGTCAGGGTGCGGGCGAACATTTCGGAGGCGATTTCCGCCATGCGCAGGATCTCGCGGCGCGTGCTGGCGAAGGCGAGCGGGGGGGTCTCCAAGGACTTCGAGTCCAGATATTTCGGACCGAAAGGCTTGTGCTCGCTCTGGTAGGGCTCGGGGATGAGCTTACGGACGAACCAGGCCCCCGGCGTGAGAAAGGGCAGAAAGAGGATCGAGAGGGAGAGGTTGAACGTCAGGTGGCTCAAGGCGGTCTGGGCGGCGGGATTGCCTTGAAACGACGGCATGCGCGACGCGATCGCCACGACCAGATCCCTGAATTGAGGGAGGAAGGCGAGCGCGACGGCGGCCCCGGTCGCCTTGAAGAGGAGATGGGCGGCCGCGACCCGCCGGGCGGCGGGGCCGCCGCCGATGGAGTTCAAGATCGAGCCGGCGCACGTGCCGACGTTCGCCCCCAAGACGATCGGGAGCGTCTCCGGGAGGCTCAAGAGTCCGGAGAAGGCCAGCGCGATCGCGACGCCGAGGGTCGTTGCGCTGTTCTGGACCAGGGCCGTGAAGGCGGCGGCGGCGAAGAACGCGTAGACGGGACTCGAACCCAGGGCCTCGAAGATCTCCGTCAGGAGGTGGTTTTGTTGCAGCGGGGCCGTAGTCTGGATCATGAGCTTCATGCCGAAGAAGACGAAGCCGAATCCCAGGATAATCATGCTGAGGTAGCGGCTTTTTTTCCGGCGCGAGGCGATGTCCAGGATCACGCCCGCGACCAGCAGGAGCAAGGCATAGTCCGCGATGTGCCGGACGGAGAAGAGCAGGACGACGAACGTCGTGCCGATGTCGGCGCCCAAGATCACCCCCATCGCCTGGACGAGGGAAATGACGCCCGTGGCGGCGAAGCTCACGAGCATCACCGTGGTCGCCGTGGAGCTCTGGAGGATCAAGGTCGTCAGGATGCCGATGACCAGGGCGGAGAACCGGTTTTCGGTCAGCGAGGCCACCAGGGGCCGGAGGCGGTCCCCCGCGATGAGCTGCACGCCCACGCGCGAGAGGCGGATGCCGTACATGAAGATCGCCAACGCGCCGAGGAAGGCGAGGCCGGAGAAGGAGGAATCCATCACTTAGGTAAGCGTAACATAATCGAAGCGATGGCGGAAGGTTTCCCGGGGAGGGCTTTCTTGTTATGCCAATAAATAATTGGCATGCCAACTTTTCAGTGGTATATAAGACCCACACTAAAGTGCGATTCAAGGCTTAGATTTTTGGAGGATCTGAAACGTGAGAAATCTCGCAGCTCCCCTTGAGAGGGACTGGCAAAAGAAGTTTGTCTTCCTGGCAGGCCCTCGTCAGGTGGGTAAGACTCATTTGGCCATGTCGGTCATGGAGCATTTGGGAGGGCGGTATTACAATTGGGACCTTGCCGAAGACCGTCAGAAAATACTGACCAAAGAGTTCCTTCAGGATCGTTGGGTCGTCCTGGATGAGCTTCACAAGTACGACCGCTGGAAGAATTTCCTTAAAGGAATTTACGACAAGTACCACCAGACCTTGAAGGTTCTCGTAACGGGCAGCGCCCGACTGGATGTCTACCGCCGAGGCGGGGACAGTCTGCTGGGCCGGTATTTTCTCTTTCATCTCCATCCCTTCACCATGGGGGAGGTGAGACGACCGGAAGTCATCGGGAAGCCCGACGATGTGTTGAAAGTGGAGCAAGGGGCTCCCGCTCCGGAATTGCCGGACTTGATGGATCAGCTTCTTCGATTGGGAGGTTTTCCCGAACCCTTCCTGAGCGGATCGGAGGAGGTGCATAGCCGCTGGTCGATTCAAAGAACGGAAATCCTCGTGCGGGAGGATATCCGCGACCTGACGCAGGTGACGCTGTTAAGCTTGGTCGAGCACCTGATGCTCTTGCTGCCGGGCCGCGTGGGTTCCGTCTTGAGCGTCAACAGCCTTCGAGAAGAACTGCAGGTCGCCTATAACACCGTTCGGTCATGGCTGGAGACGTTCGAGAGGCTTTATATCACCTTCAGTCTCAGCCCTTGGACGCAGAAGATCGCGCGGTCGATTCACAAGGAGAGAAAGCTTTATCTCTGGGATTGGTCGCAGATCAAAGACGAAGGTGCCCGCTTTGAGAATTTCATCGCCTCCCATCTTTGGAAGGCCGTTCATCTCTGGCGAGACCTCGGGATGGGCGATTTTGGGCTATGGTTCGTGAGGGATCGCGACCGAA
Encoded here:
- a CDS encoding ATP-binding protein, whose product is MRNLAAPLERDWQKKFVFLAGPRQVGKTHLAMSVMEHLGGRYYNWDLAEDRQKILTKEFLQDRWVVLDELHKYDRWKNFLKGIYDKYHQTLKVLVTGSARLDVYRRGGDSLLGRYFLFHLHPFTMGEVRRPEVIGKPDDVLKVEQGAPAPELPDLMDQLLRLGGFPEPFLSGSEEVHSRWSIQRTEILVREDIRDLTQVTLLSLVEHLMLLLPGRVGSVLSVNSLREELQVAYNTVRSWLETFERLYITFSLSPWTQKIARSIHKERKLYLWDWSQIKDEGARFENFIASHLWKAVHLWRDLGMGDFGLWFVRDRDRREVDFCVTKDRAPWLLVEAKLSETQLSESLESYANRFGVPGIQVLKTGGVLKKKGPHWIVSADRWLPLFP
- a CDS encoding Na/Pi cotransporter family protein — translated: MDSSFSGLAFLGALAIFMYGIRLSRVGVQLIAGDRLRPLVASLTENRFSALVIGILTTLILQSSTATTVMLVSFAATGVISLVQAMGVILGADIGTTFVVLLFSVRHIADYALLLLVAGVILDIASRRKKSRYLSMIILGFGFVFFGMKLMIQTTAPLQQNHLLTEIFEALGSSPVYAFFAAAAFTALVQNSATTLGVAIALAFSGLLSLPETLPIVLGANVGTCAGSILNSIGGGPAARRVAAAHLLFKATGAAVALAFLPQFRDLVVAIASRMPSFQGNPAAQTALSHLTFNLSLSILFLPFLTPGAWFVRKLIPEPYQSEHKPFGPKYLDSKSLETPPLAFASTRREILRMAEIASEMFARTLTVFADNDRELMNYIEEEDDKVDVLDRSIKMYLAHISQETLTSDQARIQLNLVAMASDMEEICDIINKNVLELAEKKIQKDLQFSAEGWKEIQDFHAKVLENFHLALAYLAAEDEIIARKMARHERHLAVMEDKYREAHLLRLHKGLKEAIETSSIHLDLLANFRRINSKLTAIVKAALPKRENSS